The stretch of DNA TCGATCTGGCCTACCGCCGCCAGACTTTGACGAGCGATCGCATCGAGGCCATTCTCAACGGTCTGCACCAGTTGCCTGCCTTTATTGAGCAGGTGCTCGAAAGCCAGGAGCGCTATATCGAAGAGCTGGCCCACGAGTTTAACGAAACCCAGGACTTTATCTTTTTGGGCCGGGGCATCAACTTCCCCATCGCTTTAGAGGGGGCGCTCAAGCTCAAGGAAATCAGCTACATTCACGCCGAGGGCTACCCAGCAGGCGAAATGAAGCACGGCCCGATCGCCCTGCTCGATGCCAAGGTGCCGGTGGTGGCGATCGCCATGCCCGGCAGCGTCTACGACAAGGTGCTCTCTAACGCCCAGGAGGCCAAGGCCCGCGATGCCCAGCTGATTGGCGTGGTGCCCATGAATGACACCGATGCCCAAGAAACTTTCGATCGCCTGCTGCCTGTGCCCGTGGTGGATGAGCTGCTGTCGCCAATTGTGGCGGTGATTCCGCTGCAACTGCTGGCTTACCACATCGCCGCCCGGCGCGGATTGGACGTTGACCAGCCGCGTAACCTCGCCAAAAGTGTGACAGTCGAATAGGGGTTTTGCGCAAATATTGAGCAGGCAACTAGCCTCAGTCGTTTGCTGGCGCGCTAGGGGCTGTCTTGGTGCGCCGCTGGGTTCCCTGACCGATGAATTCTAAGACCGCCAGGCTATCTTGGAGAAGCCTACGCTATATATATGAATAGCCTGAAGCAAGCTTAGCGCTAGATGCCCCTCTAGCTAAATGATGCCGAAAGACCTGTCATACTACGCCAAAAAGTTTGCGAAGCTGAACGTCAACAAACATAGAGAGCGAGGGGCGGCTCCTCATGAGCCTGTGCTCTTGATTTCAGTCATTGAATTAATTGATCAGGGCAAGATTCGACTGAATCAGGTACCGCTGTCACCAGAGCTAATCTCGACGTTTCTGAAGTATTGGCGCAGCCTAGTAAGAACGGATCACCGCTCTGATATCTCACTACCATTTGTGCATTTGACGGGGGATGAGTTTTGGCACCTAACGTTTTACCCTGAGAGCGAAACGGCAACACCGACGGGGTTGGGCCGCAAGGGCGTTACGGCTGTTAGACGCATTGTTCAATACGCGTCTTTTGATCCTGAGCTATCTGTCATCTTGCAGGACCCAGGACAGCGAGTAATCTTGCTGCGGGTGCTGATTGATAGCTGGTTTTCAGGGCGATCAAATGAGATTGAGCAGCTGTCACTAATCGATGAGTTTGAGTTGGTGAAAACCCAGCTTTTGCGAGAAGGCGGGGCAACTTACAACGTTGAGGATTTGAAGAATGAGGAGAATATCGTTGTCAGGAATGGGGCGTTTCGCAAGATTGTGGTGTCGCTTTACGACCAGCGCTGCGCATTTTGTGGGTTAAGGATTATCAGCGCTGATGGGCAAGATATTGTAGATGGTGCCCACATCAAGCCGTTTTCTGAGTTTAGGGATGATCGCTTTGTAAATGGGCTGGCGCTCTGCAAGAACCATCATTGGGCGTTTGACCATGGCTGGTTTGGGGTGGATGACGACTACCGAATTGTGATTCCGCAGGAGCGGTTTATGGAGGAGCCAGCGGTGGAGAGTCGGGAGATGGTGGCATTTAGGGGTGAGGCGATCCGCTTGCCGGAAGAGCGAGAGTTCATGTCCAGTTTAGAGGGTTTGAGGTGGCATCGGGAAAGGTGGAGGATGGAATAACCAATTTGTCAAAAGGAAGTAGCCCACATTACAAGGGACATCATGGTACTGCAGGCAGCGCCACTGGATGAGCGGGTAAAAACCCAACGAAACAGCATTTTGAATATTGCTGAGCGTTATGGTGCTTATGATATGTGGGTGTTTGGGTCAGTTGCCCGCGGTGAGAGCCACCAAACCAATGATGTTGATTTTTTATGGAGATGCCGCCAAGGCACAGCCTGTTAGATCGCATTTCCCTAAAGCAAGATTTGGAAGTTTGCTAGGATGCCGGGTGGATGTGGCAACTCTTAGGACACTGCATGAGTGCGTTAATGACAAAATCTTGCAGGATGCCAAGCCACTATAAATGGGGATAGACTTTACCTGAATAATTTAGAGTAGGCTAGCGGGAAGCGTTGAGGGAGCAGGGGGGATGCACTCGTTAGAAGTTTATATGCTGCTGCGGCTAGCCAGGTCAGTATGCGAGAGAAAGTAGCACTTAGGAGCGAATCGATCAGACCATTTAAACATAAGTATTTTGGATCACCATGAGTCAATCTAAGCTTTTCAATATAAGTAACGCCCTAGCATTAGCAATTGGCTTGTTTGTTGACCTTATAGCTATCCATGAGTTGCTCAACAAAACCAACACAATTGAGGCTGACGGAAATTTAGGCTTATCAGCCATTTTCTTCGTTAGCTCAGTATATCTTTTGATTTTTGCTGGAATAGGGACTAGAAGATTCTTTCACAGTCGAGCAGAATCGTCATCATCGAAATTCTTGAGTCAAAAAGCTTTCAATGAGATTGAAAAAGTAACATCACTCACTCAATATCTTCTAGCAATTCCTTGCGGGATTCTTTTTGCAATAATTCTTCCTTGGGATGAGATACTAGGTTTTTGGCTTTATGAACATCCTCTAGGTTCTTTTTTTTGGAGTGCTAGCGATGCTTTTATTCAATTTTTCCTTTTGCTTCTCTTCTTATATGTCATCGTGGAAATATCCAGGTATTCCTCTAGAACTTTTTATTTGTCGTTGACACCCAGTTACCGGGTTAGAGTTCCTAAGAAAAATTTGGACTTAAGTCCAGCTACCGTAATGCTAGAGAGACAACAGAGGAAGAAGGATTCCCAATTACGAAGTTGGGAAGCGCAAGAAGACGATAATTTGAATACATAACTGAAAGTACAGCCTTAAGATAAGTATGTGAACACTGCTTACCACCCAATCTGTTCGCTGATACAAATGGTATGGTGGCACTATCTCTAACCAGAAGCTAGCAGATCCTCATAGGTTATAAAGTCCCTGAGCAGCAGGATATCAACGGTTTGAAACTTGCCGAGCGTCAGCAGATCTTTATCACCCGTGATGATGCAGGCTGCATTGCTAGCGATCGCAGTTCCCAGAATTTGGTCATCATCAGAATCTCGGCAAACACCACGGCTAACACAGCAGGCTCAACCACCTGCATCCTAGAGCGCAGGAGATCTTCCACCGTCTGGGCATCTTCAGCAGAGTATTTGAACTTCTGAGTCAGTTTCTCCCGCAGTTCCTGAAAGATAAATTCCGAGATAGTAACAGTGTGAGTCCTCAGACAATGCTCGACTAGAGTGTGGTAAAAACCTTGAGCAATAAATGCGGCAATTAGAACGTTGGTATTCAATACCAGGTTCATGACACCATCTCAAAGATGTCATCATCTGTATAGTCCAGCCTGCATTTTTTGCAAGAGCTGTTCGCGCAGCGACCTGAACTGATGCACAAACACAAACTCTTGCAATGCCCTTTGTAGCACCCCCTTGGGAGACAAGCCCTCAGTCTGGGGCAGGCGATTTACAGCAGCCCTGAGTTCTAGCGTAAAAGGAATTGTAAGAGTATCTTCCATCGCTCTAGACCCACTAAAACTACACACACGATAGCAGTCAACAACGGCAGCATCTACCCTACAGGTCTTTGATTTCTTCACCTAAGTAGCGCTCTACGAAAGCTTTTGCTGCTAAAGGATGCAGCGTTTTCAAGGCTCTAACGATATCTACAATCGTTTCACCCGACGGGTCACTCTTCTCATTTGCCCATCGGTACACGCTGTTACGTTCAATATCGAGAGCCGCCGCAAGGCTGTATTGGCTCACCTCAAACTCCTCAAGCACTTGCCTGAGCACATGTCCTGCTTTTCCCATGCCTTCATGGTGTCAGACCAGCACAAGCGAGTAAACAACTGATCTGTTGACGGCAACCAACTTGTTGACTATGATGCTAGTCATCGTTTCTGTTGACACACTATGCAAAACCCCCTTTCGGCAGGCTCAGAGCAAAATCCCACCCCCGCTGCTCGCTACAGTGCCCGCATCATCACCCCCGACCCTGCCACAGGTGCAGAGCCAGCCGACCCCGGCCAAGTCCACCTCGAACTCACCCTCAAGCTCCATAGCTACCCCAACCCAGACCGAGAGCCCGTCAAAATTCTCGTTATTGGCAGCAAGCGATCGGTTAGCTCTATCGTCGTCGCCCTTCACCAGCTCGGCTTTGCCGAAATCTTTGAGTGGACAGACTTTCTGAGCGCACCTAATGCTGATAAGCCGCTTCAGTTCCAGCCTGGTGAAGTTATGAAAGCACTGGTGAAGTTCTTACCCCGAGAAGAGTAGCGGGCAGAAATTAGGCTTGGCTGTCCCGATCAAGTAGCCAAGCCGACCACACAAAAACACTATAAACACGTTCGCCTTAGAGTCTCTGCCTCAGCACTCAGCCGTTGACCGCAACCGCGATCGCCCACTCCCCAGCCGCTAACGCTTATACCTCAAGGCTTAAAACATAAACCAACCAGATTAATGCCTTCTCTACAACAGCTCATGAGTTCTGCTTAAGCGTAAAGCAGTTTGACCTAACAGATAATGAGTTCTCTGTAGCAGTTAGTGAGTTCTGCCCAAGCGTAAAGTAGTTCGACCTAGCAGTTAATGGGGTCTCAGTAGGGCTTAGCTAGTGCCCTACCCGCGTTAATGCTTAGACCTTAGAATCTGTAGCCCAAACAGGCAAGACTATTTTTTCTTCCTCAAGACATTAAGCGTAAAACTACAGAACTTCTTTTACTCCACTTAAAGAGTTCTCACCCCCTGCATAAAGCTTCCATATCCCCTCACCTTCTCTGGATGCTTCTAAAGCGCGGGCGTCAACTCTGAACCCAAGTTGATTAACCAGTCAGCCCCTCCAACCCTCAAACTCAAACTCCCAAGGAGGGAGTACCACCATGGCACGAGCCAAACGCACATCTACCTCTCTACAAAAAGCAGAACGTCGCGCTTCCGCAATGGGTTCCATCGCCCGCAACCTTGACCTGGGCAACGGTATGACCCTCGCCTCATTCTGGGCCGACATTGAAGCCATGCGCGATCGCCAGAACAAGTACAACGAGATGCTTTCCACCGTCGATCAGCTCTACAACGAGATGCTCGCCGCCGAAAAAGCCTTGGCCGAAAAGTCTGAAAGGATGCTCAATGCCGTAGCCGTAGTCTATGGCCGCAAAAGCTCTGAATATGAAATGGCAGGCGGCAAGCGGCGGCCTGAGCGGCGACGGGCTAGCCAGTCTGCTCCCGATCAGCAGTCAGTTGCTTAGACACTTAACCCAAAACCAAATCAGTTTGAGGGGCGATCGCATAGCAGTATGCGATCGCTTCTTTCGTCTCAGCCCCTAGCTACTGCTGCAACTCTAGGTGATGAGCGCTGCCCACCCGACAAGATTTCATTAAACTATTGCTCATCTCCCATATATTGCTGTACAAACGCCTGTAATGCTTTAGGGTTCAGCATTGCCCTGCACCAGCTCGGCTTTGCCAACATTTGAGAACACCATACCCACCTGAGCAATCGCTACTTTCCCTAGACTAGCCACTAGGTCATCCTGCTTTCTATCAATATCGAATTAGCGAGCTGTTAGATAAGCAAGTCAAGGTTTAAAGAACTTTTTGCTTAGTTATTACGAGCTCCCCAACCTGTCCAAGAATGCGACAGTAGAATAGGGGTACTTTCTCAGAAAGACCGTTGTTTGCGTCGATCGCTTAGCCATGCCAGCCCAGCCTAAAACCAGACCCCTCGGAGAAATGTTGCAGCGGGCAGGATTGCTCTCCCAAGCGCAGCTTGACGTGGTGCTTCAGGATCAGCAATGGCAGCCTGATCTGCGAATAGGCGACATTCTTGAGCTGCGCGGGTGGGTCAAGCGCGACGCCATTGAGTTTTTCGCTGAACAGTGGCCAAAGCTTGCCACTATCGGTCGGGATAACCCCATCGGGTATTACTTTCAGCAGGCGGGGCTGCTGAATTCTCAACAGGTAGACGCCCTGCTGCGAGAGCAGGCACAGGCAGGGTTGAGAATTGGGGCGCTGGCGGTTTTACACGGATGGCTGTCTCAAGAGACGCTCGATTGGTTTCTGCGATCGCTAGCACCGGAGGAGTCTGCCTCCTCTGCCTTTATGAAGCGAAAGCAGGGGAATGGGAGCGATCGCATCAGCCAAGCCGGTCAAGCTCAGTCAAAACCGCAGGCTACTCAGGTGCAACCCAGTCCACCAAAGACGGTTACAGCCCCGCCAGCTAAAGAGCCAACCAAGCCCAGCCTGGATGATATTTCCTGGGTTGATTAAACAGGACAGTGGCCAAACTATGGGCATGACAGCCCTTCCCTTACTGACTCAAGAGCTGCTAGGGCAAATGACGGAGACCATTGATCGGGAGGGGCGATCGCACTTGCCAACAGCCTGTATGCTGCTGCGGTTAGCCAGGTGAATCTGACTGAGGATTAGAGCGATCGAAGCCAGGGTTAGATGATGACTTTCGTCATGCAATGGGAGAATCATGACGCGTTTATAGTGTATCGATCAAATTTGCTAGCTACAAAAAACCCCACTGTTGCGAGCGGGGTAGGTAGGTCGTTGTTGTTTAGGAGGAAAGTCGTTGGGTTGTCTACCGGGCGTGGAGAACGCTGCGATAAATCAAATCTGCGGACTGCTAGCAATGAATCAATAGTCCCCTAAATCCTCAACTCAGGAAGTGATAGAGGTATTGGTCACTCGGTGATACTTATAGCCCTATAACGTGAGCGATGCCGCCCAGTGAGATGATGCAGATCACAACTCCAAACTGACCCAGCCAAACAGAGCAGCCCGTATCCGATGAAACAGCTCTACAAAATACCGGGGCAGAATCAGACCAAACTATAAGAGAGCGTCTACAAAAGGGGGAGACCAAGCCTGAACATTGTCTTCGCACGAGGAATCAGCCAACGACTCAAGCTATAACTAATCCCTTGCTAAACAGCCCCCAAAACCCAACTTCTAAAAATTTCCTGTGCCCCCGACCTCTGCCGATCCCATCTCCTACACCGCCAAAATTGTGGCGGCGAAGCGAGCCATTGAGCAATCTCTGCCGCAGCCACTGTTCGACGACCCCTATGCGGCGGCCCTAGCGGGTGACGAGGTTGAGCATCTTCTGGCCAAATGGCAGCAAGTCTCTAATCAGCAAGAACGCTCTCTAGAAGAAGTGGTCGCCAAGCGCACCCGCTACATCGCCATTCGCACCCGTTTCTTTGATGACCTACTGCTAGCCACTCTGCCCCAGCTACCCGAGCCTCAAGTCGTCATCTTGGGTTCAGGGCTAGATACCCGAGCCTATCGACTGCCCTGGCCACCTGCCACCTGCCTCTACGAAATCGATGTGCCAGCAGTTTTAGACTACAAAGCCAACATCCTGCGAAACTACGAGCCAAACTGTTGCCACCACCTAATTGCTGGTGACTTAGAAGATGTTCAAACCGGCTGGGTGGCTCGCCTTCTAGAGGCAGGCTTGAGGCAACTGCCAACGATTTGGCTCCTCGAAGGCGTGACGATGTATTTGCCAGAGCCTTCAGCCCACTCTCTACTGAGGACTGTTGCTACACTAAGCTGCCCCGGCAGCGTTTTGGGTATGGATGGGGTCAACGACGGTTCGATTCGGGCGGCTCAGCGAGCTAAGCGGGATGACAGAGGGCGTGTAGTGCGCCACTGGCAGTTTGGCTGCGACGATCCCCAGCAATTGCTAGAGCGTTATGGCTGGAGCGCTAGAGTCAGCCAACCCCAAGATGTTGGCATTGCCCACGGTAGATACCCAAAGTCCATGCCAGTTACAGCAGAGGTCGGTGGCCATCAGTCAGAGAGAGGAGTTTGGCTAGTGCAGGCTAAGAAAGACCCGTAAACCCGATCGCATCAACCGCGTTCTAAATTAAAGAAATAATTGACGGCCCGGAATTCTACCAAGGGTTGATGATTAGCTCTGTATGGAGCCGTTCTGCGAGACGGACTTCTGAAACAGTCAGCAGCGAAGGCAACCTGATGAGACAAATTCAACTGCGTAGCGTTTTGGCTTTAGCGCTGGTTAGCTTGGCTCAGCCTGCGATCGCCCAGTCTGAGCGTTACCCAAACGCAACAGAGCTCCAACAGCTAGCCGAGGAACTCAGGCGCAAGATTCCAGACCTTCAAGCCAGTGGTTTCTACAGTGATCGCCGCACCTTTGAAGAGTGGCAAGAACGATCGGCTTATGCAGAAGCTTGGGCTGACGTTGACCCTGCGATCGCCCCATTTCTGGGCGAATGGACTGCCATTGAAGAATCTCTCTATATCTACCCATCTGCTCTCAGAGGAGGGGTCTGCATTCTCGACATATACCAAGATCAGAGCAAGTTCTACACTGGCCAGGTGAGAGACAACAAACTACACACCGACCAAAACGTAGTCTTCTTTCTAGACAACAACTTTTTGGGCAACGTATCGGTCTATGAAAATCAGCCCAGCCTTTATGAGTATGCTCACCCCCGACCGCTGCCCAGTTCATCAGAAGAGCTAAGGCAGTTTTACCCTGAGACTGTAGCTGCCTTTGAAGCAGCAGGTTGTCTTGTGGGCCTGCCTCAGTAGCTTAGCAATTTCAGAACACTTCCTCCCAACGCTACACGATCCGCTGGGAGGAAGCACCTGCGTTAAATCTAGATGTTGGAGCCGCTCGCGGGTTCTGCGCCCATGCCAAGGGCAGCGTCGCGCAAAAAGGTAATCTGCTCTTCAAAGCCCATCGTCTCTAGGGCAGCCAGCAGATCTTGCCCTTGATTATCAAGCTCATAATTTTCAGGCATTGGGATAATTTCACCGCTATCCATGCCCTGAGCCAGGTAATACCAAAAAGCGAGTTTTGTGTTGGCGCTCAAAGAACCGTACTCTCGGCCGATTTGGTTAGAGGCGTCACACCGTGCGATCGCGCGCATAATCTCAAGCTGCTCTTGCTGATCGACCTCTTTGACCTGGTTATAAAGACCGGTAGCAATTTCAGGGGATGCAGAGCCAGGGGCAGCTGGCGTGATCCGCTCTCCCATCTGCTCATAGACAAACCACAGCAGTGCCAGTTGCGCATCTATATCTAAGCCCTTAAAGACATTCAGAGCTTGGTTAGGATCGTTAGCGGTTGTGTAAGCAGTCATAAAAAATCCTTTTGTTGCAGCTTGTACAAGTGGCCCTGGAAAGCACGCCTCAGCAATGAAGCCCGTACTCGGAGCCGATACCTGCAAGTTAACGGAGGATTCAACTCCCTTCCTCCTGCTATGGCAATAGCCGAAGCTATGCCAGTGGATGGGTAAAGGTCATCTAACGATGCTCTCAACCGTTTGCTGTTACTGCCACGATCGCTTGTATTTCATGCATTGTACGGTTTACTAAAGGTCTGAGCTAACCGTTAAAACTAACTGAAAAAGACTTTGCACTTCAGCGTTGCATCTCAACCCAAAGTCGCTGCGTTTCCAAGCACGTTCTACCCTTTGGTTCTACTCGATCGCTGCAAGATTTCTTAACTTGAAGAAGCTCACAGCTAAACAGCTAAATCAGAGGGAATATCTCATGGTCAGCAATACTTCAGTAGATGTTAAACAGGTTCGCGATCGCTCGTTATGGACTGGCGTTGTTCTAACGATTTTGGGTGTAGCTGCGATCGCGCTGCCCATCGTCTCGACCCTTTTTGTTGAAACTTGGGTAGCCGTAATTTTGGCTTCCGCAGGGGCGGCAAAGCTCGTTTATGCCTATCAAACCCGTGACAAAGGTGGCACCCTTTGGAAAGCGCTGCTTGGTGTTCTCTACATCGCTACCGGCATTATGTTGTTTGTGAATCCACGCTCAGGGGTACTCACGTTGACCCTGTTGCTTGGTAGCTTTTTACTCACCGAAGGCGTGTTTGAACTCATTCTGGCCTTCCGTCTACGACCCCAGCAAAATTGGACCTGGGCTTTGGGCAATGGCATCATCACCCTGATTCTGGGCGCTATGATCTGGTTTCAGTTTCCCTTTAACGCTCCCTGGTTGCTAGGTACTTTGGTCGGTGCCAGCATTCTCTTCACGGGCATTTCTCGCATTGGGCTATCCCTCAAAACTCGGGAATTTTCGGAGCGCGAGTCCGAATCAGCCGCTTCTGCTTGAGCGCTGTAGACTGCCGCAATCCCTCGATCTACAGCTACAGGGCTGAACCCACTGGCGATATTAATTGGCCAGTGGGTTCACACTGTTTTAAACCCTGATTTTGTGGACTCCGTGGGCGATCGCCCCCTCTCCCCTACTGCGCAGCGCTATTTGAACCAGGTCTGTTGCAGCGCGGCGGCATCCCAGTTGGCTAAATTAGCAGCAGCCTCATAGGTGCTGTGCAGAAATTGCAGCAGCGCCTGGTCAGGGTCAGCGGCCTCGCGTACGGCATCGTAGGGCAAAACAAACTCCCCTAGCCCCTCATGAAAGAAGGCTGCCTCCGGCTGAACCGGCGCATCCTTAAACCCCTCCGGTACCGGATAGGCATAGGAGTAAAAGGCCGGGTAGCCTAGGCCCATCCCCGGCCAAAACCCAGCGCTGCTCACCTCTTGGCAGTAGGCTTCCTTAGCAACATCGTCGGGCAAGTTGGGCACACCCCCGCCATGCTCCGGTGCCGGTCGTCCCGAAAACCGTGTCACCGCCAGATCAAAGCTGCCCCAAAAAAAATGTACTGGGCTCACCTTGCCTGCAAAGTGAGAGCGAAAC from Nodosilinea sp. FACHB-141 encodes:
- a CDS encoding HNH endonuclease yields the protein MLLISVIELIDQGKIRLNQVPLSPELISTFLKYWRSLVRTDHRSDISLPFVHLTGDEFWHLTFYPESETATPTGLGRKGVTAVRRIVQYASFDPELSVILQDPGQRVILLRVLIDSWFSGRSNEIEQLSLIDEFELVKTQLLREGGATYNVEDLKNEENIVVRNGAFRKIVVSLYDQRCAFCGLRIISADGQDIVDGAHIKPFSEFRDDRFVNGLALCKNHHWAFDHGWFGVDDDYRIVIPQERFMEEPAVESREMVAFRGEAIRLPEEREFMSSLEGLRWHRERWRME
- a CDS encoding nucleotidyltransferase domain-containing protein gives rise to the protein MWVFGSVARGESHQTNDVDFLWRCRQGTAC
- a CDS encoding helix-turn-helix transcriptional regulator, with product MGKAGHVLRQVLEEFEVSQYSLAAALDIERNSVYRWANEKSDPSGETIVDIVRALKTLHPLAAKAFVERYLGEEIKDL
- a CDS encoding SAM-dependent methyltransferase; this encodes MPPTSADPISYTAKIVAAKRAIEQSLPQPLFDDPYAAALAGDEVEHLLAKWQQVSNQQERSLEEVVAKRTRYIAIRTRFFDDLLLATLPQLPEPQVVILGSGLDTRAYRLPWPPATCLYEIDVPAVLDYKANILRNYEPNCCHHLIAGDLEDVQTGWVARLLEAGLRQLPTIWLLEGVTMYLPEPSAHSLLRTVATLSCPGSVLGMDGVNDGSIRAAQRAKRDDRGRVVRHWQFGCDDPQQLLERYGWSARVSQPQDVGIAHGRYPKSMPVTAEVGGHQSERGVWLVQAKKDP
- a CDS encoding orange carotenoid protein N-terminal domain-containing protein; its protein translation is MTAYTTANDPNQALNVFKGLDIDAQLALLWFVYEQMGERITPAAPGSASPEIATGLYNQVKEVDQQEQLEIMRAIARCDASNQIGREYGSLSANTKLAFWYYLAQGMDSGEIIPMPENYELDNQGQDLLAALETMGFEEQITFLRDAALGMGAEPASGSNI
- a CDS encoding HdeD family acid-resistance protein yields the protein MVSNTSVDVKQVRDRSLWTGVVLTILGVAAIALPIVSTLFVETWVAVILASAGAAKLVYAYQTRDKGGTLWKALLGVLYIATGIMLFVNPRSGVLTLTLLLGSFLLTEGVFELILAFRLRPQQNWTWALGNGIITLILGAMIWFQFPFNAPWLLGTLVGASILFTGISRIGLSLKTREFSERESESAASA